Proteins from a single region of Halogeometricum borinquense DSM 11551:
- the rfbB gene encoding dTDP-glucose 4,6-dehydratase, with protein MRILVTGGAGFIGSNFVHYVIEQYDDEVVTLDALTYAGSKENLEGVLDNPRHEFIEGDIRDEELVRDLVADVDTVVNFAAESHVDRSIEGAKPFVETNVQGTQTLLDAAKDSGIERFLQISTDEVYGQILDGKFSEDDPLNPRNPYSATKASADHLAKSFETTHDLPVLITRTCNNFGPRQHPEKLIPKFIKNASEGKSLPVYGDGSNVREWIYAEDNCRALDTVLREGEIGEIYNIGSHAEKTNLEVTEAILDAVGADKALIEFVEDRAGHDQRYALETEKIESLGWEPAYTFEEGLEETVEYYLE; from the coding sequence ATGCGAATACTCGTCACTGGAGGCGCTGGATTCATCGGCTCAAACTTCGTCCACTACGTGATCGAACAGTACGATGACGAAGTCGTTACACTCGACGCGCTCACGTACGCTGGTTCGAAGGAGAACTTAGAAGGCGTCCTCGACAATCCACGCCACGAATTCATCGAAGGTGACATTCGAGACGAAGAACTCGTCCGCGACCTCGTCGCTGACGTGGATACAGTCGTCAACTTCGCCGCAGAATCACATGTGGACCGGTCGATCGAGGGTGCAAAGCCGTTTGTCGAAACAAACGTACAGGGGACGCAGACGCTCCTCGATGCAGCCAAGGATTCGGGAATCGAACGGTTCCTCCAGATTTCGACCGACGAAGTCTACGGACAGATTCTAGACGGGAAGTTCTCCGAAGATGACCCACTCAATCCTCGAAACCCCTATTCCGCGACGAAGGCGAGTGCCGACCATCTCGCAAAGAGTTTCGAGACGACACACGACCTTCCGGTGCTCATTACGCGGACGTGCAACAACTTCGGCCCGCGACAACATCCAGAGAAACTCATCCCGAAGTTTATCAAGAACGCCAGCGAGGGCAAATCACTCCCCGTCTACGGTGACGGATCGAACGTCAGAGAGTGGATCTACGCCGAAGACAACTGTCGAGCACTCGATACCGTCCTCCGCGAGGGAGAGATTGGTGAGATATACAACATCGGCAGTCACGCGGAGAAAACGAACTTAGAGGTCACCGAAGCGATTCTCGATGCTGTTGGAGCAGACAAAGCCCTCATCGAATTCGTCGAGGATCGGGCGGGTCACGACCAGCGGTACGCCCTCGAAACCGAGAAAATAGAATCGTTGGGCTGGGAACCGGCGTACACCTTCGAAGAAGGACTCGAAGAAACCGTCGAGTACTATCTCGAATAA
- a CDS encoding glucose-1-phosphate thymidylyltransferase, with protein sequence MKGVLLSGGTGSRLRPITHTGPKQLVPVANKPVLEYAIEDLKEAGITEIGVILGHKGREDIQELLGDGSKYGVDITYIVQGNPLGLAHAAGCARDFVGDDDFVMYLGDNILKSGVTDLVESFESGDYGAGIALQEVDNPQAFGIADVDDQQNVTELIEKPDDPPTNLALIGMYVFSPAVFDAIDDLEPSWRGELEITDAIQHLLEDGHEIDSHVVTGWWKDTGKPEDILEANRLVLEEKTLETEGTVEDGAETHGRVELAPSAVIEDGAVVRGPASIAENTTIKSGTYVGPYTSIGANSTLADTHIENSVVIGDSEITASGRIVDSLLGRSANLESADEHLPEGRRLVVGENSQLKL encoded by the coding sequence ATGAAAGGCGTTTTACTTTCGGGAGGGACAGGTTCGCGTCTTCGGCCCATTACTCACACTGGTCCGAAGCAGCTTGTTCCAGTTGCAAACAAGCCGGTACTCGAATACGCAATCGAAGACCTCAAAGAAGCAGGAATCACCGAGATCGGAGTGATTCTCGGCCACAAAGGCCGCGAAGACATTCAGGAGCTCCTCGGGGACGGATCGAAGTACGGTGTGGATATCACGTACATTGTCCAGGGGAACCCGCTCGGACTCGCACACGCCGCGGGATGTGCGCGAGATTTCGTCGGAGACGACGACTTCGTGATGTACCTCGGTGATAACATCCTGAAATCGGGTGTCACTGACCTTGTCGAGAGCTTCGAGTCCGGTGACTACGGCGCAGGTATCGCACTACAGGAAGTCGATAATCCGCAGGCGTTCGGTATCGCGGATGTCGATGACCAGCAAAACGTCACGGAACTCATCGAGAAACCAGACGACCCCCCGACGAATCTCGCACTCATCGGGATGTACGTCTTCTCGCCCGCCGTCTTCGACGCGATTGACGACCTCGAACCGTCGTGGCGCGGCGAACTCGAAATCACGGATGCGATTCAACATCTCCTCGAAGACGGCCACGAAATCGACTCACACGTGGTCACAGGCTGGTGGAAGGACACGGGGAAACCCGAGGACATCCTAGAAGCGAACCGCCTCGTACTCGAAGAAAAAACGCTCGAAACCGAGGGAACTGTCGAAGACGGTGCCGAAACGCACGGTCGCGTCGAACTCGCGCCGTCGGCAGTCATCGAGGACGGAGCAGTAGTCCGAGGGCCGGCGTCCATCGCGGAGAACACGACCATCAAAAGCGGCACCTACGTCGGTCCGTACACGTCTATCGGTGCGAACTCGACGTTAGCGGACACGCACATCGAGAACAGCGTTGTGATCGGTGACTCCGAGATAACTGCTTCGGGCCGCATCGTCGATAGTCTGCTCGGCCGGAGTGCGAATCTTGAGAGCGCGGACGAACATCTCCCCGAGGGACGCCGCCTCGTTGTCGGAGAGAATTCACAACTGAAGCTCTAA
- a CDS encoding GDP-mannose mannosyl hydrolase: protein MCEKPIPPNEWRTIVENVPIVSVDLVVKHDGGILLGMRENEPAKGEWFVPGGTVLKGESLTDAVHRVATEELGVDVTINDRLGTFEHFYDTSEVDGIDSKHYVATAFVVTPDTNKLNTDTQHSRFQVFEPPYETVHPYVERYLEKLD from the coding sequence ATGTGCGAAAAGCCGATCCCCCCAAACGAATGGCGAACGATTGTCGAAAACGTCCCGATTGTCTCTGTCGATCTCGTCGTCAAGCACGATGGAGGCATCCTCCTCGGGATGCGCGAGAACGAACCTGCGAAAGGCGAGTGGTTCGTCCCCGGCGGCACAGTGCTGAAAGGTGAGTCTCTGACTGATGCGGTACACCGCGTCGCTACGGAGGAATTGGGGGTTGATGTCACAATCAACGATCGGCTTGGAACCTTCGAACACTTCTACGACACATCCGAGGTCGATGGTATTGACTCGAAGCACTATGTGGCGACGGCGTTCGTCGTGACTCCTGATACAAATAAACTCAACACGGATACACAACACAGCCGGTTCCAGGTGTTCGAACCACCATACGAAACGGTTCATCCGTACGTCGAACGCTATCTGGAGAAACTCGACTGA
- a CDS encoding dTDP-4-dehydrorhamnose 3,5-epimerase family protein — protein MPNIHDVEVRDLQVNADQRGHLVEVFREDWDEYDIDPAMSYYSMTYPGVVRAWHRHLEGQIDHFVCPKGRITVGIYDDRQDSPTNGELDTFVIGEHNQQVIRIPGDCWHGFKAIGDEPAFLINYPTNLYDYEDPDEERIPYDDDRIPYDWNAEIHG, from the coding sequence ATGCCGAACATCCACGACGTTGAAGTCCGCGACCTGCAAGTCAACGCCGACCAACGCGGCCACCTTGTCGAAGTATTCCGTGAGGACTGGGACGAATACGATATTGACCCGGCAATGTCCTATTACTCGATGACCTACCCCGGTGTCGTCAGAGCCTGGCATCGGCACCTCGAAGGCCAGATCGACCACTTCGTCTGCCCGAAAGGTAGAATCACGGTCGGAATCTACGACGACCGACAGGACTCACCAACTAACGGAGAACTCGACACGTTCGTCATCGGCGAACACAACCAGCAAGTCATCCGCATCCCCGGCGACTGCTGGCACGGATTCAAAGCCATCGGCGACGAGCCAGCATTCCTCATCAACTACCCGACGAACCTCTACGACTACGAAGACCCCGACGAGGAGCGCATCCCGTACGACGACGACCGGATTCCGTACGACTGGAACGCCGAGATTCACGGCTGA
- a CDS encoding sensor histidine kinase codes for MTSIRILYVDDNNEHRDLVADALVQFDERFDVILERGASDAIDRLAADDEAIHCLISEYELPDQTGLELLATVREEFPQLPFILFTGVGSEALASEAISMGVTEYLPKRYEETQHERLGNRILDAVSQSRIEQDRDRVYEALEAATQGISILDADGRYRYVNDAFADLYNCTPEEILGEHWTGLYPEPEVTRFQQEVRPRLDETDMWMGRCRGMTVDGTIFPERASVTQLDTGGYVCVVRPVTELDGNEPTLEQQNEQLDRFVSVVSHDLRNPLNVAIGRTELLQNEYDSEHLTEAQQALDRMAELIDDLLTLARNGQRVDDISPASLAANAKTSWQHICSDDSTLVIDTDLVIRADRCRLQQLFENLLQNAIDHGGDGVTITVGSCEDGFYVADDGPSIPEDRREKIFEAGYSTHMNGTGIGLSIVADIATAHGWKLKATESAAGGARFEITGVEIVDR; via the coding sequence ATGACATCGATCCGGATACTATATGTCGATGACAATAACGAACACCGCGATCTCGTCGCCGACGCCCTCGTACAGTTCGACGAGCGGTTCGATGTCATCCTGGAGCGGGGCGCTAGTGACGCAATCGACCGGCTCGCGGCCGACGATGAAGCGATTCACTGTCTCATCAGCGAATACGAACTTCCGGATCAAACCGGTCTTGAACTGCTCGCCACTGTTCGTGAGGAGTTTCCGCAACTTCCGTTCATTCTGTTTACCGGCGTCGGGTCCGAAGCACTCGCAAGCGAGGCAATCTCGATGGGAGTGACGGAGTATCTGCCGAAGCGCTACGAGGAGACGCAGCACGAACGCCTCGGAAACCGAATACTGGACGCCGTATCGCAGTCCCGGATCGAACAGGATCGAGACAGGGTGTATGAGGCGCTCGAAGCAGCGACTCAAGGCATCTCGATTCTCGATGCCGATGGTCGATACCGCTACGTCAACGATGCCTTCGCTGACCTGTACAACTGTACGCCAGAAGAGATTCTCGGCGAACATTGGACGGGACTGTATCCGGAGCCGGAAGTAACGCGTTTTCAGCAGGAAGTTCGTCCCCGACTCGACGAGACGGATATGTGGATGGGTCGGTGTCGTGGCATGACCGTCGATGGAACGATTTTCCCCGAACGAGCCTCCGTCACGCAACTCGATACCGGCGGCTACGTCTGTGTTGTCCGGCCCGTCACCGAACTGGACGGCAACGAGCCAACGCTCGAACAACAGAACGAACAACTCGACCGCTTCGTCAGCGTCGTCTCCCACGACCTCCGCAACCCGCTCAACGTGGCGATTGGTCGGACGGAACTCCTACAAAATGAGTACGACAGCGAGCATCTGACCGAGGCACAGCAGGCGCTCGACCGCATGGCGGAACTGATCGACGACCTGCTGACGCTGGCCCGAAACGGCCAGCGAGTCGATGACATCAGTCCCGCGTCCCTTGCGGCGAATGCGAAGACGAGTTGGCAGCATATCTGCTCGGACGATAGCACCCTTGTCATCGATACCGACCTCGTCATCCGGGCTGATCGGTGCCGACTCCAGCAACTGTTCGAGAATCTCCTCCAGAACGCGATTGATCACGGCGGAGACGGCGTGACGATCACTGTCGGTTCCTGTGAGGATGGCTTTTACGTCGCCGACGACGGACCGAGTATCCCCGAAGACAGACGAGAGAAAATCTTCGAGGCGGGCTACTCGACGCACATGAACGGCACTGGAATCGGACTCAGTATCGTCGCGGATATCGCAACGGCGCACGGCTGGAAGCTCAAAGCGACGGAGAGCGCGGCCGGTGGGGCACGGTTCGAGATTACCGGTGTCGAGATTGTTGATCGATGA
- a CDS encoding HVO_A0556 family zinc finger protein: protein MSVVDSACEELLERMEDNTCAYCEGGLVMGQYKDTAAVLCEDCGTPAIRVW, encoded by the coding sequence ATGTCAGTAGTTGACTCTGCGTGCGAAGAGCTGCTCGAACGGATGGAAGACAATACCTGTGCCTACTGCGAGGGCGGTCTCGTGATGGGGCAGTACAAAGACACTGCTGCAGTCCTGTGTGAGGACTGTGGGACGCCTGCGATTCGCGTTTGGTAG
- a CDS encoding glycosyltransferase family 2 protein has translation MSTEITRKGSQGDVRGASPPEVSEAHRSGDELLLDADSETEPVLSLVMPTLNEEEGIEECIGRMKNALEELQITGEIVVSDSSTDRTPEIAESMGAIVVEPDKPGYGYAYQYAFDHARGDAIAIGDADTTYDFEELPKLYELVANGDADMAMGSRLNGEIKDGAMPPLHQYVGNPLLTKFLNVFYGAGVSDAHSGMRVLSKEAWEQMECDSPGMEFASEMIMEAGARDLTIEERPITYHEREGEATLESFQDGWRHVRFMLVNAPGYLFSIPGILMSIVGAFVMLAAYTDVSIGATGFGPHSMVLGSFLVLVGYQVTSLGVFATVVGDPIKKPNDPFTNWLVQNVTLERGVTAGAILFGIGAAYAGVMVSQWALSGFTELPFLLGDIAALTGMILGLQMVFSAFFLSTANRC, from the coding sequence ATGTCTACTGAGATTACACGGAAGGGATCCCAAGGGGACGTAAGAGGGGCGTCTCCGCCTGAAGTTTCCGAAGCGCATAGGTCGGGTGATGAACTGCTGCTGGATGCAGACAGTGAAACCGAACCGGTGCTGTCGCTCGTCATGCCGACGCTGAACGAAGAGGAAGGCATCGAGGAGTGCATCGGTCGGATGAAAAACGCACTCGAAGAGTTACAGATTACTGGCGAAATCGTCGTCAGTGACAGTTCGACCGACAGAACACCCGAGATAGCCGAATCGATGGGTGCTATCGTCGTCGAACCCGATAAACCGGGCTACGGCTACGCGTATCAGTACGCGTTCGATCACGCCCGTGGCGATGCTATCGCAATCGGGGACGCCGACACGACGTACGATTTCGAGGAGCTTCCGAAGCTCTACGAACTCGTTGCGAACGGTGACGCTGATATGGCGATGGGGAGCCGATTGAACGGTGAGATCAAAGATGGCGCGATGCCGCCACTTCACCAGTACGTCGGCAATCCATTGCTCACGAAGTTCCTCAACGTCTTCTACGGTGCAGGCGTGAGTGACGCACACTCGGGGATGCGTGTCCTGTCAAAGGAGGCTTGGGAACAGATGGAATGTGATTCGCCGGGCATGGAGTTCGCCTCGGAGATGATTATGGAGGCGGGTGCCCGCGACCTCACTATCGAGGAGCGCCCGATCACGTACCACGAGCGGGAAGGCGAAGCGACCCTGGAGAGTTTCCAAGACGGGTGGCGTCACGTTCGGTTCATGCTCGTGAACGCTCCCGGCTATCTGTTCTCCATCCCCGGTATCCTGATGTCGATAGTCGGTGCGTTCGTCATGCTGGCGGCGTACACTGACGTTTCAATCGGTGCGACCGGGTTCGGGCCACACTCGATGGTTCTGGGAAGCTTCCTGGTTCTCGTCGGCTACCAAGTGACGAGTCTCGGGGTCTTCGCAACTGTCGTCGGCGATCCGATCAAAAAACCGAACGACCCATTCACGAACTGGTTGGTCCAGAACGTGACACTCGAACGCGGTGTGACAGCGGGTGCTATCCTGTTCGGCATCGGTGCGGCCTACGCCGGTGTGATGGTTAGCCAGTGGGCACTGAGCGGATTCACGGAACTCCCATTCCTCTTGGGCGATATCGCCGCCCTGACCGGGATGATTCTCGGTTTACAGATGGTGTTCTCCGCATTCTTCCTCAGTACCGCCAACCGCTGCTAA
- the rfbD gene encoding dTDP-4-dehydrorhamnose reductase, whose translation MQLLILGANGLLGSNVVTAAQDRGWRTTGTYHSERPTFDIPLHQIDITNTDAVQRVLSEVEPDWVVNCAAMTDVDGCEENTEHAHEVNARAPGEIASQCVESSIRFLHVSTDYVFDGTVNGVYEEDDAPQPIQEYGKSKFAGENEVVERDPDALITRLSFVYGMHRGSDQLTGFPAWVRGRLLDGEQTPLFTDQHVTPTRAGQAAETICDLIDADESGLFHVAAQSCTTPYEFGAAIAGQLGMDETLLTQGSQSDVNRPAERPSRTCLNVSKVEETLGRAQPTLTTDLDAISDAFDTATLD comes from the coding sequence ATGCAACTCCTCATCCTCGGCGCGAACGGACTCCTCGGATCGAACGTCGTCACCGCTGCGCAGGACCGTGGCTGGAGGACTACAGGTACCTATCACTCCGAACGACCCACGTTCGATATCCCCCTTCATCAGATCGATATTACGAACACAGATGCGGTCCAGCGCGTCCTCTCGGAGGTAGAACCCGACTGGGTCGTCAACTGCGCAGCGATGACTGACGTTGACGGTTGTGAGGAGAATACCGAGCACGCACACGAGGTGAATGCGCGCGCACCTGGTGAGATTGCGAGTCAGTGTGTCGAGTCTTCGATTCGGTTCCTTCACGTCTCAACTGATTACGTTTTCGACGGCACCGTGAATGGAGTATACGAGGAGGACGACGCGCCACAGCCGATACAGGAGTACGGCAAATCGAAATTCGCAGGCGAAAACGAAGTTGTAGAGCGCGACCCGGACGCGCTCATCACGCGACTTTCGTTCGTCTACGGTATGCATCGCGGCTCCGATCAGTTGACCGGATTTCCTGCATGGGTTCGGGGGCGACTGCTTGACGGCGAGCAAACTCCACTTTTCACCGATCAACACGTCACTCCGACACGTGCGGGCCAGGCCGCCGAAACTATCTGCGACCTCATCGACGCCGACGAATCGGGACTGTTCCATGTCGCCGCGCAGTCCTGTACGACCCCCTACGAGTTCGGGGCAGCGATTGCTGGTCAGCTCGGGATGGACGAGACACTTCTCACTCAGGGATCACAGTCGGACGTGAATCGACCGGCTGAGCGACCGTCACGCACGTGTCTCAATGTTTCAAAAGTCGAGGAGACGCTCGGTAGGGCGCAACCGACGCTCACGACGGATCTCGACGCGATCAGTGACGCGTTCGATACGGCGACCCTCGATTAA